In Allorhizobium pseudoryzae, the genomic window GAGCTGGACCTTGGGATATTCCGTATAGAAGGCGTAGGAAAAAATCCCCGGGACGATAAAGCCAAGCCCGCACACCCAGGTCAGCAGAAAGCCGTCGCGGCGGCGGGCCATCCAGGTGCCCAGAAGCGTCAGAAGCAGACAGAAGGCGGAGACGCCCAGCGATACGAGAAGTGTCCTGTAGTCCAGCATCATGCCACCCATTGCACGCTAACCGCGCGCCCGTGCAACTCACACTAGCCGCCACTCCTAACGGATTGGTTACCCAAACTCCGAAGAATGGAAACAATGGGTCTTTACCGCACCGCCCAGTGCAAGGGGAACTTCGGGTCGAACACCGTGATCAAGCCGGCTTCGGTATCGATCTTGGACGGGTAGACGACCGCCTCCTCGCGCTTTTCCAAGGTCATCATCTCGTCGTTGGCGGGCAGACCGTACCAGGCGGGACCATTGAGCGAGGTGAAGGCTTCCAGCCGTTCGAGGGCGTTTTCCTCCTCGAACACATGGGCGAGGCAGCTCATCGTGTTGATCGAGGTGTAGATTCCGGCGCAACCGCAGGCGCATTCCTTCAGCGGATCGACATGCGGCGCGGAATCCGTGCCGAGGAAGAAACGCGCATCGCCGGAGGTCGCCGCCTTGCGTAGCGCCTGGCGATGGTGCTCGCGCTTTGCGACCGGCAGGCAGTAATAATGCGGCCGAATGCCGCCGACCAGGATATCGTTGCGGTTGATGATCAGGTGATGCGTGGTGATGGAGCCTGCGAGATTGCGATCGGCGCCTAAGATGTAATCGACGCCTTCCTTGGTGGTGACATGCTCCATCGTCACCTTGAGATCCGGCAGACGCCGACGGATGACCTCGAGCTTTTCCTCGATGAAGACGGCCTCGCGGTCGAAGATATCGACCTCCGGCGTCGTCACTTCGCCATGCACGCAGAGCGTCAGGCCGATTTTTGCCATGCGCTCCAGCACCGGCATGACCTTGTCGAGATCGCGCACGCCGCCGTGCGAATTGGTGGTGGCGCCGGCCGGATACAGTTTGACGGCGGTGATGAGGCCGCTTTTCTTGCCCTCCTCCACATCGTCCGCCTGCGTGTGTTCCGTCAGATACAATGTCATCAAGGGCTCGAACCGGTCGCCGGCCGGCACGGCTGCCATGATCCGTTCACGGTAGGCCTTGGCGTCCTCGGTCGTCACCACCGGCGGCACCAGATTCGGCATGATGATCGCACGGCCGAAGTGGCGGCTGGTATCGCCGATCACGCCGGCCAGCACGCCGCCGTCGCGCAGGTGGAGGTGCCAGTCGTCCGGGCGGCGAATGCTCAGGGTCTTCATGGGCTGCTGTTCCGTGCAAAAAGAGAGAGACCCCGAATAGCACCCCGACCGGAACGGCGACAACCGATGTTTGCTGATTTTTGCCGTGATCCGTCAAACGCCGGACATGCGGCGGGCTTCAGCAAAACGTGATGGACGAGCCCCAAGAGGAACCGACTGCGGTTTGCCGCGTTCGTTAAACAAATCTAAAGATCAGATGCTGGAGATGAAGAATGAACACCCGTTCTTCGCGAGTGACGACTTTTGCCCTTTTGTGCACCGGCACCGTTTTTGCGCTCGGAGCCTGGACCGTTGCGCCGAAAGCGCGGGAACCTTCGACAGCCATCCTTGCGGCGCAGATGCAGGACCAGTGCGACCGGATGGCGGGTAGCCCGTTCGACCTCGGTCGCAATCCGGCCTATGCGCCGGTCGGCATTGGCGAGGTGGATGCAACCGCTGCCACGGCCTGCCGGATTGCTTACGAGGCGACGGGAAATCCCCGCTATGCATTCCAGCTTGGCCGCGCCCTCAACAAGGCGGAACAGGCCGACCAGGCGATGAACGCCTATGAAACCGCCGTGAAGGCCGACTACCCCGCCGCCAAGGTCAATCTCGGCATGTTGCTGGGCCGGATTGGCGACCGGGACGCCGAATTTAAGATGTACAAGGAAGCGGCCGAGGCCGGCAACATGCTCGCCGCTTACAACCTCGGTGTATCCTACCGCGATGGCATCGGCATCACGCCGGATGCCACCCAGGCGATCCACTGGTTCGAAGAGGCCGCGGCGCACGGCGACATGACGGCAGCCTTCAACATCGGCGTGATCTATGACGAAGGCAATCAGGTGACCGAAGACAACCAGATGGCAATCGCCTGGTACGATGTCGCCGCCAAGGGCGGCAACAAGGACGCCATGATCAATCTCGGCCTGATGTACGAGGCGGGCGAAGGCATCCGCGTCAACCGCGAGGCCGCCGCCGAACTCTATGCCCAGGCCGCAGCCTTGGGCGATGAATTCGGCGCGAACAAGCTGCAGCAGTTGCAGCAGGCGGGCGTTCACCTGCCGGAGCAGGCGCCGGAAGTGTCGTCGCTGCCGCAGGGCTTCGACATGCTGGTGCTCGCGCCGAACGAGGTGGAACTCCCCACCACGCTGAAGGACATCTGATCCGATCAGCCCTTGATGTCGCCCGCCGACGGCCCCCAGACATCCGTCATGGCAAAACCGCCGGCCAGCGGATCGAACGGATCAAGCGCCACCGTCTGCTGTCCGAAGGTGAAGCCGCGACCGCTGATCGTCGGAATGACGGCAGGTCGGTTGCCGACGCTGGTCACCTCCTTCAATCCCACCCGGAACTCCGAGCCGATGATGGACCGCGAGGTGAAGACATCACCTTTCGCCACCTTTCCGCGGGCATAGAGCGTCGCGAGATTGGCCGAATTGCCGGTGCCGCAGGGCGAGCGGTCGGCGCGTCCCGGCCACATGGTGGTGCAGGTGCGCACCGCCCCGTCCGGATCGACGCTCCGGAACATCACGTAAGCTACGCCTGACACTGCCGGGATTTCCGGATGCACGACCGGATAAGCCTGGTTGATGGCGGCCTTCAGCTCCATGCCCGCGGCCACCAGGGCTGCCGCATTGTGTTTCTCGATCGTCAATCCGATCTGATCCACATCGACCAGCGCATAGAAAACCCCGCCATAGGCGAGATCGAGCGAGATCGTACCCCAGCGGGTATCGAGCGATACATCCAGTTCATGCACGAAGGAGGGAACCATGGTGAGTTCCACCCGCTCGCAGCGCCCATCCCGGCAGGTAGCCTTGGCCCGCACCAGGCCCGCCGCCGTTTCGAGCGTCACGATCGTCTCCGGCTCCTGCATCTCGACGATGCCGGCCTCGAGAAGCGCGGTCGTCACGCAGATGGAATTCGAGCCGGAACTCGCATGCGCCTGATCCGGCTGCAGGATAACAAAGGCGGCGTCCGCTTCCGGATGGGTCGGCGGCAGGAGAAGGTTGACGGAGCCGATCGGGTTGCCCCGCGGTTCGAGGCAGAGGAAACGGCGAAGCTCCTGCCCCTTCGGATCGCTGTTCAGCCAGGCGAGCTTTTCCGCAGTCGTGGCGCCCGGGATTTTTGGCACGCCGCCGATCGCGACCTTGCCGATCTCCCCCTCCGCATGGACATCCAGCAACTGCATCGTGCGCTTCCACCGCATGGCGATCAACCTTCCTGATTTGATGTTGCCCGGACCATATTGCGGCTTTGCCCGAAAGAAAATCCGGTCTGCCGAGGGTTTTTACAGCTGCCCCGCCGCCGGGATTTGCATTTCGCCCGGCCTTGCCGCATCAGGGTGCGGGAGAACAGGGACACCATGATGCTTGCCATATTCGAAGAAGCGGCGCTCGCCGCCGGTCGCGTCATCCTCGATATCTATCATCGCGGTTTCGAGGTCGAGACCAAGGCCGACGAGAGCCCGGTGACGGAGGCGGATGTGCGGGCCGAAGAGGTGATCCTCTCCCATCTGAAGGCGCACATGCCGGGCATTCCGGTGATCGCGGAGGAGCAGATGGCCGCCGGCATCGAGCCGGACATTTCCGGCGGACGGTTCCTTTTGATCGACCCGCTGGACGGCACGCGCGAATTCATCAACCGCAATGGCGAGTTCACCGTCAATATTGCCCTGATCGAGGATGGGAGGCCGGTCGCCGGCATCGTCTATGCGCCAGTGGTGGGCGTTGCCTATACCGGCGGCCCCGATGGCGCCTGTAAATTGACGGTTGATGCGAGCCAAACCGTCCTGTCACGCCAGCCGATCCATGTGCGGACCGTCGCCACCCCGCCGATTGCGGTGGCCAGCCGGTCCTATCTCGATGCGGAGACCAAACGCTATCTCGACGAGCTCGATCCCTGCGAATGCTGCACCGTCGGCTCCTCACTGAAATTCGGACTGGTGGCCGAGGGCAAGGCGGATGTCTATCCACGCTTTGGGCGCACCATGGAATGGGATACGGCCGCGGGCGATGCCGTCTTGCGGGCGGCGGGCGGCAGCGTGCTGGCCGGTGATGGCCAGCCCCTCACCTATGGCAAGCGTGGGCGAAACGATGCGGCGGATTTTGCCAACGGCGCCTTCTTTGCCTGGGGCGGCAGACCCGCCTGAGCGAAAGGCTCAGACGGCCACCGAATGGCGGGCCGTGCCGCGGCCGAAATACTGATCGAAACGCGAGGCGATGGTGCGCACGAACATGCGCCCCTGCGGCCGCACCTCGAAGCGATCCCCATCGAACGTGGTGAACCCGTCCGGATCCTGCTGGTGGATGCGCGCGGCATCCGCCTGGACCACCTCGGCGGCAGCGCCATAACGCTCCTTCAGGCGACGGACGGAAAAGCCGTAGTGGCACATCAGCGCCTCGATCGCATCTCCCACGGCGCGGTCGATATCATCCAGCGCAAAACCTTTGGCGATGGGCAGGCGTCCCTCGCTGATGGCACGCATGTATTCGCCGGTGGCGACGATATTCTGGACATAACCGCGTTCGCTGCGGCCGATCGCCGATGCGCCAAGCCCGATCAGGGCCGGCGCGCTGTCGGTGGTATAACCCTGGAAATTGCGCTTCACCTCTCCCTGGTTGAGTGCTTCTGCAAGGCTGTCACCGGGCTTGGCAAAATGATCGATGCCGACGGCGAGGTAACCCGCCGCGCTTAAGGTGTCGGTGATTTGTTGCTGCATCTCGAACCGTTCTTCGATGCCGGCCAACGCCTGCTCGTCGATCAGCGTCTGGTGCTTCTTCATCCACGGCACATGGGCATAGCCGAAAATGGCGAACCGCTCCGGCTGCATGGAGACGGCGAGATCCAGGGTGCGGCCGAGGCTGGCGAGCGTCTGGTGGGGCAGACCATAGACCACGTCGAGGTTGATGCCGCCGACACCGAATTCGCGCAAGAGCGTGACGATGCGCTGGGTCTGGTCAAAACTCTGCGGGCGGTTGATCGCCTTCTGCACGGTAGGATCGAAATCCTGGACACCGACGCTCGCCCGCGTCATGCCGAAATCCCGCCAGGCGGCGAGCTTCACCGCATCGACGAAACCCGGATCGATCTCGACGCTGATTTCCGCGCAGGGTTCAGGGTCGAAATAACGGTCGATCGCGTTGCGGATGCGCACGAGATCCTGCGGCGAAACGATGGTGGGCGAACCACCGCCGAAATGGATCGCGCCCACCGAACGACGGCGCGGCAAGCGGCTCGCGACAAGCGCGATTTCGGCGATCAGCGCATCGACATATTCCGCGACCGGATCGTAACGGCGTGTATGTTTGGTGTGACAGCCACAGTACCAGCACAGCCGATCACAGAAGGGGACATGCAGATAGAGCGACAGCGGCGCGGGACCGTCCTCCTGCTCCAGCCAGCTCGAATAGACGCGTGCATCCACCGCATCATGAAAATGCGGCGCAGTGGGATAACTGGTGTAACGCGGCACGGGAGACGCATAGCGACGAATGAGATCTGGCAGCATGGTTTCTTCCTTTGTCAGCCGACGCTAGGACGCAAAAACCCGCCGTGCCTTGATCAAGATCAATTCTGGGCCCGTGGCACTTGCTAGTGGAAAACGGTATAGGAGAAGGGCCATGGACTTTAGCCGCCGCGATATCCATTCGACCGAGATTCCCGTGCTTTGCCGCAGTTGCGAAGTGCGCCACAAGGGCATGTGCGGCGCGCTGAACCCCGACGAACTGACCCTCCTTTCCCGCCACACGCGGCAGATCGAACACCCCTCGGGCGAAGAACTGGTGGGCGAAAGCACCGATGTGGAAGCCTATGACAATGTCATGCGCGGCGTCGTCAAACTGTCGAAGACGCTGGAGGACGGCCGCCAGCAGATCGTCGGGCTGCAGTTTGCGCCGGATCTGGTCGGTCGGCTTTATGCGACCGAAAGCCCGATGACGGCGGAAGCGGCCTCGGATGTCGAGGTCTGCCGTGTGCCGAAGGTGATGCTGGAGCGGCTGATCGAACGGAACCCTGCACTGCGCAAGCGGCTGATGGACCAGGCACTGCGCGAACTCGACGAAGCGCGCGAGTGGATGGTGACACTCGGCCGCAAGACGGCTTCGGAGAAGGTGGCAAGCCTTCTGATGCTGATTGCCGTTCACCTTGACCCGGACGCGCGAGGCGACCGGCGCATCTTCGACCTGCCGATGTCCAGGCTCGACATCGCCGACTATCTCGGCCTCACCATCGAAACGGTGTCGCGGCAGTTTTCGCGGCTGAAGAAGGATGGCGTGATTTCCATCACCGCCAATCGCCATATCGAAGTGACGAGCCTTGCAAAGCTGCAATCCCGCTGCGGCTGAGGATGTTGTGGCCGTGCCGACAGCACGAAGACACAATGCACATTTTTCATCCAGACCTGGCAAAGATCAAAAAAACATCACTTTGCTGCTTCCTGCTTTGGCGAAACGCCCATTTTTTATTGATCGTCCGGTAAATTTTTGACCGTTTGATAAATTTTTCCGCCCCTCAATTTTTAACCCATTGAAAAAATTCGATTTTCCGCAACTGGCACGGCCATTGCTTTCTCTAAGCCATCAACGGCCATCCTGGTCCGGCCACAGAGGGAGCATCAAACATGGAAATCGGCGTCTTCATTCCGATTGGCAACAATGGCTGGCTGCTGTCGGAAAATGCCCCGCAATACAAGCCGAGCTTCGAGCTTAACAAAGCGATCACCCTGAAGGCGGAGCAATATGGTTTCGACTTCGCGCTGTCGATGATCAAGCTGCGCGGCTTTGGCGGCAAGACGGAGTTCTGGGACTACAACCTGGAAAGTTTCACGCTGATGGCGGGCCTTGCTGCCGTGACCTCGAAGATCAAGCTGTTCGGCACGGCCGCCACGCTCGTCATGCCGCCGGCGATCGTCGCCCGCATGGCCACCACGATCGATTCCATCTCCGGCGGTCGCTTCGGCGTCAACCTCGTCACCGGCTGGCAGCGTCCGGAATACAGCCAGATGGGGCTCTGGCCGGGCGACGACTATTTCGCCGACCGTTACGAATATCTCACCGAATACACGACCGTCTTGAAGGAACTGCTGACGACCGGCCAGTCGGATCTGAAAGGCAAGTATTTCCAGATGGACGATTGCCGCATGAAGCCGGTGCCGGAAGGCGATGTGAAGCTGATCTGCGCCGGCTCGTCGAATTCCGGCATGGCGTTTTCCGCCCAGTTTGCCGATTACTCGTTCTGCTTCGGCGTCGGCGTCAACACGCCGAAGGCCTTTGCGCCCACCAATGAACGCCTGCTGGCGGCAACGGCAAAGAGCGGCCGCGACGTGCGCTCCTTCGTGCTGACCATGGTGATCGCGGAGGAAACCACCGAAGCCGCCTTCGCCAAGTGGGAGCACTACAAGGCCGGCGCCGACGAGGAAGCCATCAAGTGGCTCGGCCTGCAGAGTGCTGCCGATACCAAGTCCGGCTCCGATACCAATGTGCGCCACATGTCGAACCCGGTCTCCGCCGTCAACATCAACATGGGCACGCTGATCGGCTCCTATGCGGAAGTGGCGGCCATGCTGGACGAGATGAGCGAAGTGCCGGGCACCGGCGGCGTGATGCTGACCTTCGACGATTTCCTCGAAGGCATCGAGAAGTTCGGCCAGTTCGTGCAGCCGCTGATGAAGAGCCGCAGCCACATCACCCCCATGCTGGAGGCCGCCGAATGAGCGAGGCCGTGATTGCCGGTTACCAGCCGCGCCCCGAGCGGACAAAAAGCGTGACGCTTCCGGCCCGGCCGGAGCCGATCTCGCTGAAGCCGTCCGA contains:
- a CDS encoding Crp/Fnr family transcriptional regulator, whose translation is MDFSRRDIHSTEIPVLCRSCEVRHKGMCGALNPDELTLLSRHTRQIEHPSGEELVGESTDVEAYDNVMRGVVKLSKTLEDGRQQIVGLQFAPDLVGRLYATESPMTAEAASDVEVCRVPKVMLERLIERNPALRKRLMDQALRELDEAREWMVTLGRKTASEKVASLLMLIAVHLDPDARGDRRIFDLPMSRLDIADYLGLTIETVSRQFSRLKKDGVISITANRHIEVTSLAKLQSRCG
- the cysQ gene encoding 3'(2'),5'-bisphosphate nucleotidase CysQ produces the protein MMLAIFEEAALAAGRVILDIYHRGFEVETKADESPVTEADVRAEEVILSHLKAHMPGIPVIAEEQMAAGIEPDISGGRFLLIDPLDGTREFINRNGEFTVNIALIEDGRPVAGIVYAPVVGVAYTGGPDGACKLTVDASQTVLSRQPIHVRTVATPPIAVASRSYLDAETKRYLDELDPCECCTVGSSLKFGLVAEGKADVYPRFGRTMEWDTAAGDAVLRAAGGSVLAGDGQPLTYGKRGRNDAADFANGAFFAWGGRPA
- the hemN gene encoding oxygen-independent coproporphyrinogen III oxidase translates to MLPDLIRRYASPVPRYTSYPTAPHFHDAVDARVYSSWLEQEDGPAPLSLYLHVPFCDRLCWYCGCHTKHTRRYDPVAEYVDALIAEIALVASRLPRRRSVGAIHFGGGSPTIVSPQDLVRIRNAIDRYFDPEPCAEISVEIDPGFVDAVKLAAWRDFGMTRASVGVQDFDPTVQKAINRPQSFDQTQRIVTLLREFGVGGINLDVVYGLPHQTLASLGRTLDLAVSMQPERFAIFGYAHVPWMKKHQTLIDEQALAGIEERFEMQQQITDTLSAAGYLAVGIDHFAKPGDSLAEALNQGEVKRNFQGYTTDSAPALIGLGASAIGRSERGYVQNIVATGEYMRAISEGRLPIAKGFALDDIDRAVGDAIEALMCHYGFSVRRLKERYGAAAEVVQADAARIHQQDPDGFTTFDGDRFEVRPQGRMFVRTIASRFDQYFGRGTARHSVAV
- a CDS encoding proline racemase family protein → MRWKRTMQLLDVHAEGEIGKVAIGGVPKIPGATTAEKLAWLNSDPKGQELRRFLCLEPRGNPIGSVNLLLPPTHPEADAAFVILQPDQAHASSGSNSICVTTALLEAGIVEMQEPETIVTLETAAGLVRAKATCRDGRCERVELTMVPSFVHELDVSLDTRWGTISLDLAYGGVFYALVDVDQIGLTIEKHNAAALVAAGMELKAAINQAYPVVHPEIPAVSGVAYVMFRSVDPDGAVRTCTTMWPGRADRSPCGTGNSANLATLYARGKVAKGDVFTSRSIIGSEFRVGLKEVTSVGNRPAVIPTISGRGFTFGQQTVALDPFDPLAGGFAMTDVWGPSAGDIKG
- the rutA gene encoding pyrimidine utilization protein A — its product is MEIGVFIPIGNNGWLLSENAPQYKPSFELNKAITLKAEQYGFDFALSMIKLRGFGGKTEFWDYNLESFTLMAGLAAVTSKIKLFGTAATLVMPPAIVARMATTIDSISGGRFGVNLVTGWQRPEYSQMGLWPGDDYFADRYEYLTEYTTVLKELLTTGQSDLKGKYFQMDDCRMKPVPEGDVKLICAGSSNSGMAFSAQFADYSFCFGVGVNTPKAFAPTNERLLAATAKSGRDVRSFVLTMVIAEETTEAAFAKWEHYKAGADEEAIKWLGLQSAADTKSGSDTNVRHMSNPVSAVNINMGTLIGSYAEVAAMLDEMSEVPGTGGVMLTFDDFLEGIEKFGQFVQPLMKSRSHITPMLEAAE
- the pyrC gene encoding dihydroorotase is translated as MKTLSIRRPDDWHLHLRDGGVLAGVIGDTSRHFGRAIIMPNLVPPVVTTEDAKAYRERIMAAVPAGDRFEPLMTLYLTEHTQADDVEEGKKSGLITAVKLYPAGATTNSHGGVRDLDKVMPVLERMAKIGLTLCVHGEVTTPEVDIFDREAVFIEEKLEVIRRRLPDLKVTMEHVTTKEGVDYILGADRNLAGSITTHHLIINRNDILVGGIRPHYYCLPVAKREHHRQALRKAATSGDARFFLGTDSAPHVDPLKECACGCAGIYTSINTMSCLAHVFEEENALERLEAFTSLNGPAWYGLPANDEMMTLEKREEAVVYPSKIDTEAGLITVFDPKFPLHWAVR
- a CDS encoding tetratricopeptide repeat protein, which gives rise to MNTRSSRVTTFALLCTGTVFALGAWTVAPKAREPSTAILAAQMQDQCDRMAGSPFDLGRNPAYAPVGIGEVDATAATACRIAYEATGNPRYAFQLGRALNKAEQADQAMNAYETAVKADYPAAKVNLGMLLGRIGDRDAEFKMYKEAAEAGNMLAAYNLGVSYRDGIGITPDATQAIHWFEEAAAHGDMTAAFNIGVIYDEGNQVTEDNQMAIAWYDVAAKGGNKDAMINLGLMYEAGEGIRVNREAAAELYAQAAALGDEFGANKLQQLQQAGVHLPEQAPEVSSLPQGFDMLVLAPNEVELPTTLKDI